In a genomic window of Quercus lobata isolate SW786 chromosome 4, ValleyOak3.0 Primary Assembly, whole genome shotgun sequence:
- the LOC115983861 gene encoding F-box/kelch-repeat protein At3g23880-like, giving the protein MSQRKELSPQPPILRQPPIHLPDNVVLNILSRLPVKSVLRFRCVHKSWNSSITSSNFISTHLINNNNSNNNENDNDDDRAYLICMPAMYSPSNNPVCMVACDRKFNRISEYPIPSELHLNCPEIVGSCNGLVCLAQYGNGSTIADVIYVWNPSIRKFKRLPDTCLSQYDSVATGFAYQCENNDYKVVKISSLRAPNRPEDEVEAEVYTLSLNSWRRVGISLRPNVVVSNVKYYSSATFVNKALHWLGYISEVDGQFLNQNMILSFDVNNDKFGEIALPRGQVLPQGLVAVPQSLMVFKGKLAFITFGYPVIYHGFMLTHTPCFIWVMGEYGVHESWTKLFSVQFENVIHVQGCTKHGELLVEKELKTESDDGELQRCNDSVIVSFDPETLHEKDLGIQHLPLIATSFMESLVLLDGAT; this is encoded by the coding sequence ATGTCACAAAGAAAAGAACTCAGTCCACAACCTCCGATCCTCCGGCAACCTCCGATCCATCTCCCGGACAACGTCGTACTCAACATCTTGTCAAGGCTGCCTGTCAAGTCAGTACTAAGATTCAGGTGCGTTCACAAATCCTGGAACTCCTCGATCACCAGCTCCAATTTTATCTCTACCCACcttatcaacaacaacaacagcaacaacaatgagaatgataatgatgatgatcgTGCTTATCTTATATGCATGCCTGCTATGTATTCTCCTTCTAACAACCCAGTTTGTATGGTTGCTTGTGACCGCAAGTTCAATAGGATTTCTGAGTACCCAATTCCCTCTGAACTTCATTTAAACTGTCCTGAAATTGTTGGTTCCTGTAATGGTCTAGTTTGTCTTGCTCAGTATGGCAATGGGTCCACTATTGCTGATGTTATATATGTGTGGAACCCCAGCATTAGAAAGTTTAAGAGGTTGCCTGATACTTGCTTAAGCCAATATGATTCTGTTGCTACTGGGTTTGCTTATCAGTGTGAGAACAATGACTACAAGGTTGTAAAGATCTCTTCTTTGCGTGCACCCAACAGGCCTGAGGATGAGGTTGAGGCTGAGGTTTACACGTTAAGCTTGAATTCTTGGAGGAGGGTTGGAATTTCATTGAGACCCAATGTTGTGGTCTCCAATGTCAAGTATTATTCGTCTGCCACGTTTGTTAATAAGGCTTTGCATTGGCTGGGGTATATTAGTGAAGTTGATGGGCaattcctaaatcaaaatatgattttgtcatttgatgTCAATAATGATAAGTTTGGAGAGATAGCACTCCCTCGTGGACAAGTGTTGCCACAAGGTCTAGTGGCGGTACCGCAGAGTCTAATGGTGTTCAAGGGGAAACTGGCCTTCATTACATTTGGGTACCCTGTAATCTACCACGGATTTATGCTGACCCATACGCCATGCTTCATTTGGGTAATGGGGGAGTATGGTGTACATGAATCATGGACTAAACTTTTTTCTGTCCAGTTTGAAAATGTTATACATGTACAAGGTTGCACCAAGCACGGTGAGCTTCTAGTTGAAAAGGAACTCAAGACCGAATCTGATGATGGTGAATTACAGAGGTGCAATGACTCCGTGATTGTTTCATTTGACCCTGAAACTTTACATGAGAAGGATCTTGGTATTCAACATCTTCCACTTATAGCCACTAGTTTCATGGAAAGCCTTGTGTTACTTGATGGAGCAACTTAG
- the LOC115983862 gene encoding uncharacterized protein LOC115983862 — protein MLCFLSIVISNSFRGFQSIAVKPTKFTLCHMAASNQNGAGGTCAGMGNGAWPEIDVVGSGIMVDPPSTGADTVVVGVAAPCGGKCLPPPWPHPQPQKGGYEPSSLGSKCPLPPPPKGIPRLLPLAL, from the exons ATGCTATGTTTCCTTTCTATTGTCATCAGCAACAGTTTCAGAG GTTTCCAGAGCATTGCAGTCAAGCCTACAAAGTTCACATTATGCCATATGGCGGCAAGTAACCAGAATGGAGCAGGAGGCACTTGTGCTGGTATGGGTAATGGTGCCTGGCCAGAAATTGATGTAGTAGGGAGCGGCATTATGGTAGATCCACCTTCAACTGGTGCAGATACTGTAGTTGTAGGTGTTGCAGCACCATGTGGTGGGAAGTGCCTGCCACCACCCTGGCCACATCCCCAACCACAAAAAGGGGGTTATGAGCCATCGAGTCTTGGGTCAAAATGTCCCTTACCACCCCCTCCAAAGGGCATACCACGCCTTCTACCTCTAGCTCTATAA